Proteins co-encoded in one Haloarcula pelagica genomic window:
- a CDS encoding ABC transporter permease gives MKVRERVAAVRTRATDDEDSAVGRGLTLLSAAVAAALVAPLGWLIVDVFGLGSRALSLTVAPQTLQVLVRSVALVGAVTAGSVVVGVPLAVLTVQGGLPFRRFWTVVAALPLAIPSYLGAFAAVSAFGPRGALADTLAPLGIDQVPTIYGFTGAAIVLTLYTYPYVFLTTRASLLSLDASLVEAARTLNASRWEAFRRVTLPQILPGITAGALLVALYTLSDFGTPNIMRVEVFTQFIYARYNAFMREYAALLSLELFAVTAVVLALESRTGADDSGAYGSSGNRGAFDLDLGLWRFPATLLPALVGAVAILLPIAIFGMWFLRSGPGYASGSMAFSWSYGLNSVYVALLAAGGAVLVAVPIGLRSATSESRLASLADRAPYVGYAAPGIVLAIALVSFSLDVLPALYKTIPLLVFAYVVRFMPQAIGSIRTSRLQVDQGLVEAARVLGRSRMGTFRSVTLPLVVPGIATGAALVFLTTMKELPATLLLRPLRFDTLVTYIWRVQEAGLYGAAAVPALVLVVVSGLSMAVILAQEGRGD, from the coding sequence ATGAAGGTCCGGGAGCGCGTCGCGGCTGTTCGAACGCGTGCCACCGACGATGAGGACTCCGCCGTCGGCCGCGGGCTGACACTCCTGTCGGCGGCCGTCGCGGCGGCCCTCGTCGCGCCGTTAGGCTGGCTTATCGTCGACGTGTTCGGGCTCGGCTCGCGGGCGCTCTCGCTGACCGTCGCCCCACAGACGCTGCAGGTACTCGTCCGGAGCGTCGCCCTCGTCGGCGCCGTCACCGCCGGGAGCGTCGTCGTCGGCGTCCCCCTGGCTGTCCTGACGGTCCAGGGCGGACTGCCGTTCCGCAGGTTCTGGACCGTCGTCGCGGCCCTGCCGCTGGCGATCCCCAGCTACCTCGGCGCCTTCGCGGCCGTCTCGGCGTTTGGCCCCCGCGGGGCACTGGCCGACACGCTCGCGCCGCTGGGGATCGACCAGGTACCGACGATCTACGGCTTTACCGGCGCCGCTATCGTCCTCACGCTGTACACCTACCCGTACGTCTTCCTGACGACGCGGGCGTCGCTGCTGTCGCTAGACGCTTCACTCGTCGAGGCCGCACGGACACTCAACGCGAGCCGGTGGGAGGCGTTCCGCCGAGTCACGCTGCCACAGATCCTGCCGGGAATCACCGCCGGCGCGCTGCTGGTCGCGCTGTACACCCTCTCGGACTTCGGGACGCCAAACATCATGCGCGTCGAGGTGTTCACGCAGTTCATCTACGCCCGCTACAACGCGTTCATGCGCGAGTACGCTGCCCTCCTGTCCCTGGAGTTGTTCGCCGTGACCGCCGTCGTCCTCGCGCTCGAATCCCGCACGGGGGCCGACGACTCCGGCGCGTACGGCAGCAGCGGCAACCGCGGCGCCTTCGACCTCGATCTGGGGCTGTGGCGCTTCCCGGCGACGCTGTTGCCCGCGCTCGTCGGCGCGGTGGCAATCTTGCTGCCCATCGCAATCTTCGGGATGTGGTTCCTCCGGAGCGGGCCGGGCTACGCCAGCGGCTCGATGGCTTTCTCGTGGTCCTACGGGCTCAACTCCGTCTACGTCGCGCTACTGGCTGCCGGCGGTGCGGTCCTCGTGGCGGTCCCCATCGGGCTCCGGTCGGCGACTTCCGAGTCCCGGCTCGCGTCGCTCGCGGACCGTGCGCCCTACGTCGGGTATGCTGCCCCGGGGATCGTGCTCGCGATCGCGCTCGTGAGTTTCAGCCTCGATGTCCTCCCGGCATTGTACAAGACGATCCCGCTGTTGGTGTTTGCCTACGTGGTCCGGTTCATGCCCCAAGCCATCGGCTCGATCCGTACCTCACGGCTCCAGGTCGATCAGGGGCTCGTCGAGGCGGCCCGCGTCCTGGGCCGGTCCCGGATGGGGACGTTCCGGTCGGTGACGCTCCCGCTCGTGGTACCGGGGATCGCGACCGGTGCGGCGCTGGTGTTCCTGACGACGATGAAGGAGTTGCCGGCGACATTGCTCCTGCGACCGCTTCGGTTCGACACCCTCGTGACCTACATCTGGCGGGTCCAGGAGGCGGGGCTGTACGGCGCCGCCGCCGTGCCGGCGCTGGTACTGGTGGTCGTCTCCGGGCTCTCGATGGCGGTCATCCTGGCACAGGAAGGGCGAGGCGACTGA
- a CDS encoding ArnT family glycosyltransferase, whose product MTRSEFRWNRLATAALAVLAAAAVAFVSTEVFPYHSLNHDEGVYLQQAAMLLEGRLFLQSPVEGAVRPWFFIESERGMYPKYAPVPGAMFAVGKLLGGYRVALVAIAAGNVLGVVGLVREAFDYRTGLLAGAFVLASPLFLIDSSVFLPYAPTTLLNLAFGYAYLRADRTGDRRVAAGAGAAIGLAFFSRPYTAVLFATPFIVHACWTLWQNPREALPRQAATATLGSAGVVLTLGYNAVVTGAPFRFPYQVFAPADGLGFGQREILGHEIVYTPELAVRANRVVLDLFFTEWIAGGLAGAGLAAVGVALAVRAGLTARQAVVGGIALSVAAGNVYFWGNYNILGDLEVAGDGLVSALGPYYHFDLLVPTAAFAARGALGVVRAIKDALADRADGRSARVAVAALVLVSTASLGGITAGNMDAPLSENLEVTRTYEDAYEPFEGGSPENAVVLLPDPYGDWLNHPFQYIRNDPGYDGDTVYAIDDEPFAVHDAFPDRRFYRYVYRGAWAPYAGSPSAAYLQAVRDVDGEQVRLGTTVGIPDGATGVTVRLGVDGRSAYYVVPDPGEELSLAVLVDERARLRGDARPLQNKTLAVDGRETVRTTVFVDYGGGSGFAYRFDLPVDAADDRVRALTPRIERCRNARACGGAAAYVPGTGPNGTSVETNLTAGERNP is encoded by the coding sequence ATGACCCGATCAGAGTTCCGCTGGAACCGCCTGGCGACGGCCGCTCTCGCGGTCCTGGCCGCCGCCGCCGTCGCGTTCGTCTCGACGGAGGTGTTCCCGTACCACTCGCTGAACCACGACGAGGGGGTCTACCTCCAGCAGGCCGCGATGTTGCTCGAGGGACGACTGTTCCTCCAGTCACCGGTCGAGGGGGCCGTCCGGCCGTGGTTCTTCATCGAGAGCGAGCGCGGGATGTACCCGAAGTACGCGCCCGTCCCGGGGGCGATGTTCGCCGTCGGGAAACTGCTCGGAGGGTATCGCGTGGCGCTGGTCGCCATCGCCGCGGGGAACGTCCTCGGCGTCGTCGGGCTCGTTCGGGAAGCGTTCGACTACCGGACGGGGCTGCTCGCCGGCGCGTTCGTCCTGGCCTCGCCGCTCTTTCTGATCGACTCCTCGGTGTTTCTCCCGTACGCGCCGACGACCCTGCTGAACCTCGCCTTCGGCTACGCGTACCTCCGCGCGGACCGGACCGGTGACCGGCGGGTCGCGGCCGGGGCCGGGGCGGCGATCGGGCTGGCGTTCTTCTCGCGGCCCTACACCGCGGTGCTGTTCGCGACGCCGTTCATCGTCCACGCCTGCTGGACGCTCTGGCAGAACCCCCGCGAGGCGCTCCCGCGGCAGGCGGCGACCGCAACGCTGGGCTCGGCGGGCGTCGTCCTCACGCTCGGGTACAACGCCGTCGTGACCGGCGCGCCCTTCCGGTTCCCCTACCAGGTGTTCGCGCCGGCGGACGGCCTCGGCTTCGGTCAGCGCGAGATCCTCGGCCACGAGATCGTCTACACGCCCGAACTCGCCGTCCGGGCGAACCGGGTGGTACTCGATCTGTTTTTCACCGAGTGGATCGCCGGCGGGCTGGCGGGGGCCGGCCTCGCGGCCGTCGGCGTCGCCCTCGCCGTGCGGGCCGGACTCACCGCCCGCCAGGCGGTCGTCGGGGGGATCGCTCTCAGCGTCGCGGCGGGCAACGTCTACTTCTGGGGGAACTACAACATCCTCGGGGACCTCGAAGTCGCAGGCGACGGGCTGGTCTCGGCGCTTGGCCCGTACTATCACTTCGATCTGCTGGTCCCGACCGCGGCCTTCGCCGCCCGGGGGGCGCTCGGTGTCGTCCGAGCGATCAAGGACGCGCTCGCCGATCGCGCCGATGGACGGTCCGCGCGTGTCGCCGTGGCAGCGCTCGTCCTCGTGAGCACCGCGTCGCTGGGCGGGATCACCGCGGGGAACATGGACGCCCCGCTCTCGGAGAACTTGGAGGTGACCCGAACTTACGAGGACGCCTACGAGCCCTTCGAGGGCGGTTCGCCCGAAAACGCCGTGGTCCTCCTGCCGGACCCGTACGGCGACTGGCTCAACCATCCGTTCCAGTACATCCGCAACGATCCGGGGTACGACGGCGACACCGTCTACGCCATCGACGACGAGCCCTTCGCGGTCCACGACGCGTTCCCCGACCGCCGGTTCTACCGGTACGTCTACCGCGGCGCGTGGGCTCCCTACGCCGGGTCGCCGAGCGCGGCGTACCTCCAGGCGGTCCGTGATGTCGACGGCGAGCAGGTCCGCCTGGGGACGACCGTGGGGATCCCGGACGGCGCCACTGGCGTCACGGTACGGCTCGGCGTCGACGGCCGGAGCGCCTACTACGTGGTGCCCGACCCCGGCGAGGAACTGTCGCTGGCCGTCCTCGTGGACGAGCGTGCCAGGCTTCGCGGCGACGCTCGTCCCCTCCAGAACAAGACACTGGCGGTCGACGGCAGGGAGACGGTTCGGACGACGGTCTTCGTCGACTACGGCGGTGGGAGTGGCTTCGCTTATCGGTTCGATCTTCCGGTCGACGCCGCGGACGACCGGGTCCGAGCGCTCACCCCGCGGATCGAGCGGTGTCGTAACGCACGCGCCTGCGGCGGCGCGGCCGCGTACGTCCCCGGGACGGGTCCGAACGGGACCTCAGTCGAGACGAACCTGACCGCGGGCGAACGCAATCCATAA
- a CDS encoding gluconate 2-dehydrogenase subunit 3 family protein — protein sequence MELSRRDAIAALSAAGVAVGGGGAVLLATDDRSDATVGTDDGTATTQSEPLGEDVFRTLTAAAEVLYPTEVSGADEFVRRFVRGRARDQPDHADGIADAAAYLDEYARAWFDDEFAALSPETRDQALRRMNVDTIEPDPDGSDGQRVRYFVVNELLFALYASPTGGKLVGIENPQGHPGGIQSYRRGPDA from the coding sequence ATGGAACTGAGTCGTCGGGACGCTATCGCGGCCCTCTCAGCGGCCGGCGTCGCGGTCGGTGGCGGCGGCGCTGTTCTCCTCGCGACTGACGACAGGAGCGACGCGACTGTGGGGACCGACGACGGGACCGCTACGACCCAGTCGGAGCCGCTCGGAGAAGACGTATTCCGGACGCTCACGGCGGCGGCCGAAGTGCTCTACCCGACGGAGGTGTCCGGTGCCGACGAGTTCGTCCGCCGGTTCGTCCGAGGGCGGGCACGCGACCAGCCGGACCACGCGGACGGGATCGCCGACGCGGCCGCGTACCTCGACGAGTACGCCCGAGCGTGGTTCGACGACGAGTTCGCGGCGCTCTCCCCGGAGACCCGGGACCAAGCGCTCAGACGGATGAACGTCGACACGATCGAACCGGACCCCGACGGGTCGGACGGCCAGCGGGTCCGGTACTTCGTCGTCAACGAACTCCTGTTCGCGCTGTACGCCTCCCCGACCGGCGGGAAACTCGTCGGGATCGAGAACCCGCAGGGCCACCCCGGCGGGATACAGAGCTACCGGCGGGGGCCGGACGCGTGA
- a CDS encoding ABC transporter ATP-binding protein — translation MSHRYQEQYASDFDTVEAAVDDPERIVLDVNGVTKDYGQELAVDDLSLSVKDGELLTLLGPSGCGKTTTLRLLAGLERPTEGSISIAGETVTGGEDGGFRQPDQRDVGIVFQDFALFPHLTVAENVAFGLTEEAEIEQRVDTLLDLVDLTDHHDKMPSNLSGGQQQRVALARSLAPEPDVLLLDEPFSNLDVRLRVEMREEVRKILKRAGVTAISVTHDQEEALSISDRVAIMNDGTVEQIGDPTTVFENPESRFVASFLGQASFLSAQVTTSGVETSLGTFPTERLNGSVGAYTGATVDVLVRPDDLRATPTNEGTADGAVVHRQYNGPSFVYRVELHSGDVVHCMHNHVETFEAGEPVEVDLVADHELAWYPVE, via the coding sequence ATGTCTCACAGATATCAGGAACAGTACGCCTCGGATTTCGACACAGTCGAAGCGGCCGTCGACGATCCCGAACGGATCGTCCTCGACGTGAACGGCGTCACGAAAGACTACGGCCAGGAACTGGCCGTCGACGACCTCTCGCTGTCGGTCAAGGACGGTGAACTGCTCACGCTGTTGGGGCCGTCCGGCTGTGGGAAGACGACGACACTCCGCCTGCTTGCGGGGCTGGAACGGCCCACCGAGGGGTCGATCTCGATCGCCGGCGAGACGGTCACCGGCGGCGAGGACGGGGGGTTCCGACAGCCCGATCAGCGCGACGTGGGGATCGTCTTCCAGGATTTCGCGCTGTTTCCCCACCTCACGGTGGCCGAGAACGTCGCCTTCGGGCTCACGGAGGAGGCCGAGATCGAACAGCGGGTGGACACGCTGCTCGATCTGGTCGACCTCACCGACCACCACGACAAGATGCCGAGCAACCTCTCTGGGGGGCAACAACAGCGGGTCGCGCTGGCCCGGTCGCTGGCGCCCGAACCGGATGTGCTCTTGCTCGACGAACCGTTCTCGAACCTCGACGTTCGCCTGCGGGTGGAGATGCGCGAGGAGGTCCGCAAGATCCTCAAGCGGGCCGGAGTCACCGCCATCTCGGTCACCCACGATCAGGAGGAGGCCCTGTCGATCAGCGACCGGGTGGCGATCATGAACGACGGGACCGTCGAACAGATCGGCGACCCGACGACGGTGTTCGAGAACCCCGAGAGCCGGTTCGTCGCGAGTTTCCTCGGCCAGGCGAGTTTCCTCTCGGCGCAGGTCACGACCAGCGGCGTCGAGACGAGCCTGGGGACGTTCCCGACCGAGCGACTGAACGGCTCCGTCGGGGCCTACACGGGGGCGACGGTAGACGTGCTCGTCCGGCCCGACGACCTCCGCGCGACGCCGACCAACGAGGGCACCGCCGACGGCGCAGTCGTCCATCGCCAGTACAACGGTCCGTCGTTCGTCTACCGGGTCGAACTCCACAGCGGCGACGTGGTCCACTGTATGCACAACCACGTCGAGACGTTCGAGGCGGGGGAGCCGGTCGAGGTGGATCTCGTCGCCGACCACGAACTGGCGTGGTATCCGGTCGAATGA
- a CDS encoding ArnT family glycosyltransferase — MRRLRRPGVQAAVVALLGGLVVFALAHVVFPYHTSNHDEGVYLQQAAMLLEGRLFLRPPVEDVFRPWFFVESPRGLYAKYTPVPAAMFAVGKLLGGYRVALGLVATGTLAGLYHTTREAFDARTGVVASVLLLASPLFLVNAAVFLSYVPATFWNLAFAASYLRADRTGSRPLAALAGACAGIAFFTRPYTAVLFATPFICHALWSCRRLRRAPLERVGLTAVFGTAGVLLALGYNTLTTGDPLVFPYQAFAPNDGLGFGRRSILAYSREFTPALSVRANGELLRKLATQWLVAGPLGTVAAAVGVAVTRRRGFDSRQAALAGVFLTVPLGNLYFWGTVNMLGTISDPTDGLVRFLGPFYHVDVLVPAAAFGAVGSLWVARGLRTAVEDRVRPRRVRPVLLVVALVCATVGGGVAVTAAAEPVRDNYVVTEQYDRAYEPFEERDLSDAVVFLPTPYGDWLHHPFQYLRNDPGFDGDTVYAMGDRQFAVVDNYPDRRYYRYDYRDEWAPYRGQSVDPRIQRVRLAEGKAVTTGLEAVAPAPARLTSVRLTNGDREATATVNGTDPLLLRLVTDAETTRLRGVESNETLSVPTPDAGTVTLVAFVDYGAGSGYNYRVELPVDQRGEVVRTLTPRVEVCWTDGECEVPAAHVPGSYQYDIDLDVTVNATGESRA; from the coding sequence ATGAGACGACTGCGACGACCGGGGGTCCAGGCCGCCGTCGTCGCGTTGCTGGGCGGGCTGGTCGTCTTCGCGCTCGCACACGTCGTTTTCCCGTATCACACGAGCAACCACGACGAGGGAGTCTACCTCCAGCAGGCCGCGATGTTGCTGGAGGGGCGACTGTTCCTCCGTCCGCCCGTCGAAGACGTGTTCCGCCCGTGGTTCTTCGTCGAGAGCCCACGGGGCCTGTACGCGAAGTACACGCCGGTCCCGGCCGCGATGTTCGCCGTCGGGAAACTGCTCGGGGGGTATCGCGTGGCGCTCGGGCTCGTGGCCACGGGTACCCTCGCGGGGCTGTACCACACCACTCGTGAGGCGTTCGACGCGCGGACCGGCGTCGTCGCGAGCGTCCTGTTGCTCGCGTCGCCGCTGTTCCTGGTCAACGCTGCGGTGTTTCTCTCCTACGTCCCGGCGACGTTCTGGAACCTCGCGTTCGCCGCGAGCTACCTCCGTGCCGACCGGACGGGGAGCCGCCCGCTCGCCGCGCTGGCGGGTGCCTGTGCCGGGATCGCCTTCTTCACCCGACCGTACACCGCGGTGCTGTTCGCGACGCCGTTTATCTGTCACGCCCTCTGGTCGTGCCGGCGGCTCCGCCGGGCGCCCCTCGAACGGGTCGGTCTCACCGCCGTCTTCGGCACCGCCGGCGTCCTGCTGGCGCTGGGGTACAACACCCTCACCACGGGCGACCCGCTGGTCTTTCCGTACCAGGCGTTCGCCCCCAACGACGGGCTCGGCTTCGGGCGACGGTCGATCTTAGCGTACTCGCGGGAGTTCACCCCCGCACTCTCCGTGCGGGCCAACGGGGAACTCCTCCGGAAACTCGCCACGCAGTGGCTGGTCGCCGGGCCGCTCGGGACCGTCGCCGCGGCGGTGGGGGTGGCCGTCACGCGCCGCCGTGGGTTCGACAGTCGGCAGGCGGCGCTCGCGGGGGTGTTCCTGACCGTCCCGCTGGGGAACCTCTACTTCTGGGGGACGGTCAACATGCTCGGCACCATCTCGGACCCGACCGACGGGCTCGTGCGCTTCCTGGGCCCGTTCTACCACGTCGACGTGCTCGTCCCCGCCGCCGCGTTCGGTGCCGTCGGGAGCCTGTGGGTCGCCCGTGGGCTCCGGACGGCGGTCGAGGACCGGGTTCGGCCCCGGCGGGTCCGGCCCGTCCTCCTCGTAGTCGCGCTCGTCTGTGCGACGGTCGGGGGTGGTGTCGCCGTGACGGCCGCCGCCGAGCCGGTTCGGGACAACTACGTCGTCACCGAGCAGTACGACCGGGCGTACGAACCCTTCGAGGAACGGGATCTCTCGGACGCTGTCGTCTTCCTCCCGACGCCGTACGGCGATTGGCTGCACCACCCGTTCCAGTACCTCCGCAACGACCCCGGCTTCGACGGTGACACGGTGTACGCGATGGGCGACAGGCAGTTCGCGGTGGTCGACAACTACCCCGACCGGCGGTACTACCGCTACGACTACCGGGACGAGTGGGCCCCCTACCGCGGCCAGTCCGTCGACCCGCGGATACAGCGGGTCCGCCTCGCCGAGGGCAAAGCGGTAACCACCGGTCTCGAGGCCGTGGCCCCGGCGCCGGCACGTCTCACGTCCGTCCGACTCACCAACGGGGACCGGGAAGCCACGGCCACGGTCAACGGGACGGACCCGCTCTTGCTACGGTTGGTGACCGACGCCGAGACGACGCGGCTCCGAGGAGTCGAATCGAACGAGACTCTCTCGGTACCGACGCCGGACGCCGGCACTGTCACGCTCGTCGCGTTCGTGGATTACGGCGCGGGCTCGGGGTACAACTATCGGGTAGAACTTCCCGTCGACCAGCGCGGGGAGGTGGTACGAACCCTCACGCCCCGGGTGGAGGTCTGCTGGACTGACGGAGAGTGCGAGGTGCCGGCCGCACACGTTCCGGGCAGCTACCAGTACGACATCGACCTGGACGTGACGGTGAACGCGACCGGAGAGAGCCGGGCCTGA
- a CDS encoding dolichyl-phosphate hexose transferase: MSQQHYRTESGEYTFDDLAVVMGTYNEAEAIGTVLSDIEDVTDGAAEVVCVDGSSDRTPEIARDHGATVVEQEPQGYGVAVREAILTPDRPVVVTTDCDDTYPMERLPDFLDEINDGADVVSGDRLYYGAEEMPGMNKVGNELFALLASVLMGERAHDTTTGMRAYRREVVQKIRWTENTGLSAELLIRPLMRDYDVRERPIEYDERKGETKLDPFSGGAEIAKSIVKVALEERFR, from the coding sequence ATGAGTCAACAGCACTACCGAACGGAGTCGGGGGAGTACACGTTCGACGACCTGGCTGTCGTGATGGGGACGTACAACGAGGCAGAGGCGATCGGAACGGTCCTTTCGGATATCGAGGACGTGACCGACGGCGCCGCCGAGGTCGTCTGCGTCGACGGCTCCAGCGACCGGACGCCGGAGATCGCACGCGACCACGGCGCGACGGTCGTCGAACAGGAGCCACAGGGGTACGGCGTCGCCGTCCGGGAGGCGATCCTGACGCCCGACCGGCCGGTCGTGGTCACGACCGACTGTGACGACACGTACCCGATGGAACGGCTCCCGGACTTCCTCGACGAGATCAACGACGGAGCCGACGTGGTCAGTGGCGATCGGCTCTACTACGGCGCCGAGGAGATGCCGGGGATGAACAAGGTCGGGAACGAGCTGTTCGCCCTGCTGGCGAGTGTCCTGATGGGCGAGCGGGCACACGACACGACGACGGGGATGCGAGCCTACCGCCGCGAGGTCGTCCAGAAGATCCGCTGGACGGAGAACACGGGGCTCTCGGCCGAGCTGTTGATTCGGCCGCTGATGCGTGACTACGACGTGCGAGAACGGCCCATCGAGTACGACGAGCGGAAGGGCGAGACGAAGCTCGACCCCTTCTCCGGCGGCGCCGAGATCGCGAAATCCATCGTGAAGGTCGCCCTCGAAGAGCGGTTCCGGTAG
- a CDS encoding helix-turn-helix transcriptional regulator, with product MTASERRPVRYVCTSSVREDLVRALDGTPKTTDELLDSLEASESAVYDALSNLETRGLVEARQEGWSLTGGGQLVADAVGRVRDTERLLADDDTYWNTHDTRVLPHAYRCRLPELGDYEILRARESDLNRQVRQVASRIDAVEACDIVSPVYHEAYGEAMPDHEDARLVVSSDLAEGPSPEQHPRSSWEATTVRIADAPFALGVSTDWTILTLPERDGQWARATLVSEADTAIRWGQGLFERVWADATPPSSSRFVD from the coding sequence GTGACTGCGTCCGAGCGGCGGCCGGTACGGTACGTCTGTACGTCGTCGGTCCGCGAGGACCTCGTCCGCGCGCTCGACGGGACGCCGAAGACGACAGACGAGTTACTCGATTCGCTGGAGGCCAGTGAGTCCGCGGTGTACGACGCCCTGTCGAACCTGGAGACCCGGGGCCTCGTCGAAGCCCGTCAGGAGGGATGGAGCCTGACCGGTGGCGGGCAGCTCGTCGCGGACGCGGTCGGCCGGGTGCGCGATACGGAGCGGTTGCTGGCCGACGATGACACCTACTGGAACACTCACGACACGAGAGTCCTCCCGCACGCGTACCGCTGTCGGCTCCCGGAACTCGGTGACTACGAGATCCTGCGGGCCCGCGAGTCGGACCTCAACAGGCAGGTCAGACAGGTTGCCAGCCGGATCGACGCCGTCGAGGCCTGTGACATCGTCTCGCCGGTCTACCACGAGGCCTACGGCGAAGCCATGCCCGACCACGAGGACGCACGGCTCGTCGTGAGTAGCGATCTGGCCGAGGGGCCGAGCCCCGAACAACACCCGCGGTCCTCGTGGGAGGCGACCACCGTCCGGATCGCCGACGCGCCGTTCGCACTGGGCGTCTCGACCGACTGGACCATCCTGACGTTGCCCGAGCGGGACGGGCAGTGGGCGCGGGCGACGCTCGTCTCCGAAGCCGACACCGCGATCCGATGGGGACAGGGCCTCTTCGAGCGGGTGTGGGCCGACGCGACTCCCCCGAGTTCCAGTCGTTTCGTTGACTAG